A single region of the Pyricularia oryzae 70-15 chromosome 4, whole genome shotgun sequence genome encodes:
- a CDS encoding isoleucyl-tRNA synthetase encodes MSISFPKEEEAVIARWREINAFERQVELSQGRPLYTFYDGPPFATGLPHYGHLLASTIKDIIPRYWSMKGYHVERRFGWDTHGLPIEHEIDKKHGISGKAAVEKFGLANYNEECRSIVMRYREEWRHTIERLGRWIDFDNDYKTMDPKFMESEWWVFKQLFEKGQVYQGFRVMPYSTVLTTALSNFEANQNYQDVTDPAVVVSFPLKSDPETSLLAWTTTPWTLPSNLGLAAHPDFEYVKIRDEKSGKNYILLEKLMGTLYKDPKKAKFQILQKIKGKDMLGWEYEPLFDYFYEEFKDVGFRVLNATYVTDDGGVGIVHQAPAFGEDDYNVASEAGIINENRPPADPVNETGHFTDKVRDFAGMHVKEADKHIIKYLKGTGRLVADSQLKHSYPMCPRSDTPLIYRAVPSWFVRIPEIVPKMLENIETQHWVPSFVKEKRFASWIANARDWNVSRNRYWGTPIPLWVSDDLEERVCVGSIEELKKLSGYEGEITDLHRHHIDHITIPSKQGKGVLKRIEEVFDCWFESGSMPYASQHYPFENVEKFEKSFPGDFIAEGLDQTRGWFYTMLVLGTHLFGIAPFKNCVVNGIVLAEDGKKMSKRLKNYPAPDIVMDKYGSDALRLYLINSPVVRAEPLRFKETGVKEVIQRVLLPFWNSYKFFEGQVALLKKAEEKDYMWNPTAESSNENVMDRWILASCQSLLEFVNEEMRHYRLYTVVPRLLGLIDNTTNWYIRFNRKRLKGENGVEDTVHALNTLFEVLFTLCKGLAPFTPFITETIYQKLAPFIPKDLPKELQSSDMRSVHFLPFPTVRQELFDPVVERKVGRMQKVIELARVSRERRAIGLKTPLKTLIVIHHSQEYLDDVKSLQGYISEELNIRDLVLTSDEAKYGVQYSATADWPVLGKKLKKDMAKVKKALPLLQSEQVHAYVQQGTIEVDGIKLDAGDLVVKRGLSPAADGSSQYLETNTDNDVLIILDCELHADLADEGLAREIINRVQRLRKKAGLVATDDVRMEYKVLGDPETTGIEKVFQSQSSMLEKALRRPMEGEVVDQPEDGVIAEEMQEVQKATFRLRLLKL; translated from the exons ATGTCTATCAGCTTCccgaaggaggaggaggcggtCATCGCCAGATGGCGTGAGATCAATGCTTTCGAGAGACAG GTCGAGCTCTCTCAAGGCCGTCCTCTGTATACCTTCTACGATGGTCCCCCTTTCGCCACTGGACTTCCTCACTATGGCCACCTGCTCGCTTCTACCATCAAGGACATCATCCCCAGGTATTGGTCCATGAAGGGTTACCATGTTGAGAGGCGGTTCGGGTGGGATACTCACGGCCTGCCTATTGAACATGAGATCGACAAGAAGCATGGAATCTCCGGCAAAGCAGCAGTTGAAAAGTTTGGCCTTGCCAACTACAATGAGGAGTGCCGGTCTATTGTTATGCGCTACCGCGAAGAATGGAGGCATACTATCGAGCGGTTGGGTCGGTGGATTGATTTCGACAACGATTACAAG ACCATGGACCCCAAATTCATGGAATCGGAGTGGTGGGTTTTCAAACAGCTGTTCGAAAAGGGACAAGTCTACCAGGGCTTCCGTGTGATGCCATACTCGACTGTCCTTACCACAGCTCTGAGCAACTTCGAGGCAAACCAAAATTACCAGGACGTCACAGACCCTGCCGTTGTGGTCTCTTTCCCGCTTAAGTCAGACCCAGAGACTTCCCTGCTTGCTTGGACGACAACACCGTGGACATTACCCTCGAACCTTGGCCTTGCAGCACACCCTGATTTCGAATACGTCAAGATTCGCGACGAAAAGTCCGGCAAGAACTACATTCTTCTAGAAAAATTGATGGGAACTTTGTACAAGGATCCCAAGAAAGCCAAGTTCCAAATCCTTCAGAAAATCAAAGGCAAGGATATGCTTGGTTGGGAGTATGAACCTTTGTTCGACTACTTCTACGAGGAGTTCAAGGATGTCGGATTCCGCGTCCTGAACGCCACCTATGTTACTGACGACGGTGGTGTCGGTATCGTTCACCAGGCTCCCGCTTTCGGTGAAGATGATTACAATGTTGCATCTGAAGCAGGAATCATCAACGAGAACCGGCCACCAGCAGACCCTGTCAACGAGACCGGCCACTTCACCGACAAGGTTCGCGACTTTGCAGGCATGCACGTCAAAGAAGCCGATAAACACATCATCAAATATCTGAAAGGCACGGGGCGCTTGGTAGCCGACTCACAACTCAAGCACTCTTACCCTATGTGCCCAAGATCTGATACCCCTCTTATTTACCGCGCCGTTCCATCATGGTTTGTGCGCATTCCAGAGATCGTACCGAAGATGCTCGAGAATATCGAGACGCAACATTGGGTCCCAAGTTTCGTCAAAGAGAAACGCTTTGCCAGCTGGATCGCGAACGCGAGGGACTGGAATGTGTCGCGCAACAGGTATTGGGGTACACCTATCCCGCTCTGGGTCAGTGATGATCTTGAGGAGAGGGTATGTGTTGGCAGCATTGAGGAGCTCAAGAAGCTCAGTGGTTACGAGGGAGAAATCACCGATCTACACCGACACCACATCGATCACATCACCATCCCCAGCAAGCAGGGCAAGGGCGTTCTGAAGCGTATTGAGGAAGTCTTTGATTGTTGGTTCGAGTCTGGTTCCATGCCTTACGCCAGCCAACACTACCCCTTTGAAAATGTCGAGAAGTTTGAGAAATCATTCCCAGGCGATTTCATTGCCGAGGGTCTGGATCAGACGCGTGGTTGGTTTTACACAATGCTGGTTCTCGGCACCCATCTCTTTGGTATTGCACCATTCAAGAACTGTGTTGTAAACGGCATTGTGCTGGCCGAGGACGGAAAGAAGATGTCGAAGAGGCTCAAGAACTACCCGGCGCCTGACATCGTCATGGACAAATATGGATCTGATGCGCTGCGATTATATCTGATCAACTCCCCGGTGGTGCGGGCTGAGCCACTTCGTTTCAAGGAGACCGGCGTGAAGGAGGTCATTCAAAGGGTCCTGCTACCATTCTGGAACAGCTATAAATTCTTCGAGGGACAAGTCGCTCTtttgaagaaggccgaagaaAAGGACTATATGTGGAACCCCACTGCAGAATCCTCAAACGAGAACGTGATGGACCGCTGGATCTTGGCCAGCTGTCAAAGTCTTCTTGAGTTCGTGAACGAAGAGATGAGGC ATTACCGACTTTACACTGTCGTCCCCCGCTTACTGGGCCTTATTGACAACACGACGAACTGGTACATTCGTTTCAACCGAAAGCGTCTCAAGGGCGAGAATGGCGTAGAAGATACCGTACACGCGCTCAACACCCTCTTCGAGGTGTTGTTTACCCTTTGCAAGGGACTCGCTCCGTTCACGCCTTTCATCACGGAAACCATCTACCAGAAGCTGGCGCCGTTCATCCCTAAAGACCTGCCCAAGGAGCTGCAGAGCAGCGACATGAGGAGTGTTCACTTTTTGCCGTTCCCGACTGTTCGACAGGAGCTGTTTGACCCAGTGGTTGAACGCAAAGTCGGGCGTATGCAGAAGGTCATCGAGCTTGCCCGAGTGTCTCGTGAGAGGAGAGCCATCGGCTTGAAAACGCCACTCAAGACACTGATCGTTATCCACCATAGCCAAGAGTACTTGGACGATGTAAAATCTCTCCAGGGCTATATTAGCGAGGAGCTCAACATACGGGATCTTGTTTTGACGTCAGACGAGGCCAAGTATGGTGTTCAGTACAGCGCTACGGCTGACTGGCCAGTTCTTGGAAAGAAGCTCAAGAAggacatggccaaggtcaagAAAGCGCTGCCCCTGCTCCAAAGCGAGCAGGTTCACGCATATGTGCAGCAGGGGACGATTGAGGTTGACGGCATTAAGCTGGATGCTGGAGATTTGGTGGTCAAGCGCGGATTGAGCCCGGCGGCGGATGGATCCTCGCAGTACCTCGAGACAAACACAGATAACGATGTGCTCATCATCCTTGACTGCGAACTCCATGCTGATCTTGCAGATGAGGGTTTGGCACGAGAGATTATCAATCGTGTGCAGAGGCTGCGTAAAAAGGCGGGCTTGGTAGCTACTGATGATGTGCGGATGGAGTACAAGGTGCTGGGAGACCCCGAGACCACCGGCATCGAAAAGGTTTTCCAGTCGCAGTCGAGCATGCTAGAGAAAGCCTTGAGAAGACCCATGGAGGGCGAGGTCGTCGACCAGCCCGAGGACGGTGTCATTGCAGAGGAGATGCAAGAAGTCCAGAAGGCTACGTTCAGGCTCCGGTTGCTGAAGCTTTGA
- a CDS encoding conidiophore development protein hymA codes for MYSLNLFNRGRTRTNTIDLPKQARENVLKLDNPAAKAEELSKVLNQMKLILQGTHDSESNPDQVFHLIEGIINEDLLHPLAANLHKLPFESRKDAQFIFSSVFRFRPASASTKSDPVALGWVVNQRPQVLLELCRGYDHKESATAAGSVLREVLKHEGACKVILYDDGDQPGSSVNGVQAIDRDRPQSGTGVFWKFFDWIDRGSFEVSADAFTTFREILTKQKEVVPHYLRVNFDLFCSKYNTVLVQSSSYVTKRQSIKLLGEILLDRSNYSVMTEYVASGEHLKICMNLLRDDRKMVQYEGFHVFKVFVANPNKSIPVQRILIMNKDKLLNFLSHFLEDRTDDEQFIDEREFLIKQIRNMPASPVPPQGR; via the exons ATGTATTCTCTAAATCTTTTCAACAGAGGCAGAACTCGAACGAATACCATTGATTTGCCGAAACAAGCTCGCGAGAATGTACTCAAATTGGACAATCCAGCAGCAAAG GCCGAGGAGCTCTCCAAAGTACTCAACCAAATGAAGCTCATACTCCAGGGTACACATG ACTCTGAAAGCAACCCGGACCAAGTTTTCCATCTCATCGAAGGCATTATCAACGAAGACCTGTTACATCCCCTGGCCGCTAACCTCCACAAGCTACCGTTCGAATCCCGGAAGGATGCCCAGTTCATCTTCTCTTCTGTTTTTCGCTTTCGCCCAGCATCGGCCTCAACCAAGAGCGACCCGGTTGCCCTTGGTTGGGTGGTCAACCAACGACCCCAGGTGCTGCTGGAACTGTGTAGAGGATACGACCACAAGGAGAGTGCTACGGCCGCTGGCTCCGTGCTGAGGGAGGTGTTGAAGCACGAGGGTGCTTGCAAAGTTATACTATACGATGACGGCGACCAGCCAGGCTCCAGTGTTAATggcgtccaggcaattgacaGAGATAGGCCACAAAGCGGAACTGGCGTTTTCTGGAAGTTTTTTGACTGGATCGACAGGGGATCCTTTGAGGTTTCTGCTGATGCCTTTACAACTTTCAGA GAAATTCTCACAAAACAAAAGGAGGTGGTGCCACACTATCTCCGAGTCAACTTCGACCTCTTCTGCAGCAAGTACAACACCGTTTTAGTCCAGTCTAGCAGCTATGTGACCAAGAGACAGTCCATCAAGCTGCTGGGAGAGATATTGTTGGATCGCTCCAATTACTCGGTAATGACCGAGTACGTAGCCTCGGGCGAGCACCTCAAAATTTGCATGAACTTGTTGCGTGACGACCGCAAGATGGTACAGTACGAGGGTTTTCACGTCTTCAAGGTGTTTGTGGCCAACCCAAACAAGTCGATTCCCGTGCAACGTATTCTCATCATGAACAAGGACAAGCTCCTCAACTTCCTGTCCCATTTCCTCGAGGATCGCACCGATGACGAGCAATTCATCGACGAACGAGAATTTCTTATCAAACAGATTCGCAATATGCCTGCTTCGCCTGTGCCACCTCAGGGGAGGTGA
- a CDS encoding phenylalanyl-tRNA synthetase produces the protein MASLLRSRAVALAMRCKSSSRQIISTAYTSTPGCARRWYSASSTTPATNEQATKPSLGSIKINGRDYPKDSWFNVPSNVANATSRKLHLQKDHPLAITREIIESKFPAHIFKYHNSFDPVVSTFENFDSLGFPADHPGRARSDTYYVNKDTLLRTHTSAHELELFRRNESQGYLISADVYRRDEIDRTHYPVFHQMEGMRVWDRAQVPGGDVAAAVWADFEKLPTHGVKVEDPNPFYHPERNPLQEQHHSPAEAEAISAHLKRSLELMVVEIFTRARQAARKAAEETSRKAITKAAKKAAKTKAAGEAVAQEPAMSTEPVPAVEEEPLRMRWVEAYFPFTSPSWELEVYYGGDWLEVLGCGVTQQHIYIEADQPSQLGWAFGLGLDRIAMLLFQIPDIRLFWSQDERFLSQFRGVSENPDLMKLFKPFSKYPACRKDISFWLKSTSSAAGGGLGGPNEFHENDVMEIVRGVAGDVVEDVHRADEFVHPKTGRRSLCYRINYRSLERTLKNEEINKLHSQVSEELVQRLGVEIR, from the exons ATGGCATCACTCCTTCGATCTAGGGCAGTGGCCTTAGCCATGCGATGCAAGTCATCAAGTAGACAAATAATCTCAACAGCCTATACCTCAACGCCGGGCTGTGCGAGGAGGTGGTACTCTG CATCATCTACTACGCCCGCAACTAATGAACAGGCTACCAAGCCAAGTCTAGGATCAATCAAGATCAATGGACGTGACTACCCAAAGGACTCATGGTTTAATGTACCATCAAACGTTGCCAACGCAACGTCACGGAAGCTGCATTTGCAAAAGGACCACCCCCTGGCAATAACCAGGGAAATCATTGAGAGCAAATTCCCTGCTCACATCTTCAAGTATCATAATAGCTTTGATCCCGTTGTCTCCACCTTTGAAAACTTCGACTCCTTAGGCTTTCCCGCAGACCACCCAGGCCGTGCTCGCAGTGATACCTACTATGTCAACAAGGACACACTCCTGCGAACGCATACCAGCGCTCATGAATTAGaactcttccgccgcaatgaGAGCCAGGGCTATCTGATCAGCGCCGACGTCTATCGCCGAGATGAAATCGACAGGACCCACTACCCCGTGTTCCACCAGATGGAGGGTATGCGAGTATGGGATCGGGCACAAGTGCCCGGGGGCGATGTTGCCGCGGCGGTCTGGGCTGACTTTGAGAAGTTGCCGACACATGGAGTCAAAGTTGAGGATCCCAACCCCTTCTATCACCCGGAGCGTAACCCGCTTCAGGAGCAACATCACTCGCCTGCCGAAGCCGAGGCCATCTCGGCGCACCTAAAGCGGTCACTCGAGCTCATGGTAGTGGAAATATTCACAAGGGCTCGGCAGGCCGCCAGAAAAGCCGCAGAGGAGACATCGCGGAAGGCCATCACAAAGGCTGCCAAGAAGGCTGCCAAGACAAAGGCTGCCGGTGAGGCAGTAGCCCAAGAGCCTGCAATGTCAACAGAGCCTGTTCCAGCGGTCGAAGAAGAGCCCCTCCGTATGCGCTGGGTGGAGGCATATTTTCCGTTTACCAGCCCGTCTTGGGAACTGGAGGTCTACTACGGCGGGGACTGGCTTGAGGTCCTTGGGTGTGGCGTAACCCAGCAGCATATCTACATAGAGGCAGACCAACCATCGCAACTTGGTTGGGCCTTTGGTCTCGGTCTCGACCGCATTGCTATGCTACTATTTCAGATTCCCGACATTCGGCTCTTTTGGTCTCAAGACGAGCGGTTCCTATCTCAGTTCCGCGGCGTTTCGGAGAACCCAGACTTGATGAAATTGTTCAAGCCCTTCTCTAAATACCCGGCCTGCCGAAAAGACATCTCCTTCTGGCTCAAGTCCACTTCATCAGCCGCCGGTGGTGGTCTCGGAGGTCCAAATGAGTTCCACGAAAATGATGTGATGGAGATCGTACGGGGTGTGGCTGGTGATGTGGTTGAAGATGTGCATCGCGCCGACGAGTTTGTTCATCCCAAAACTGGCAGGCGAAGCTTGTGTTACCGAATCAACTACCGAAGTTTGGAGCGCACACTCAAGAATGAAGAGATCAACAAGCTGCATAGCCAAGTTTCTGAGGAGCTGGTCCAGCGACTTGGGGTAGAAATCAGGTAG
- a CDS encoding mitochondrial dicarboxylate carrier — protein sequence MATPPSPAPASASELARTTSALRPATPKPAQKKVDAIKYPFWFGGSASSLAACVTHPLDLGELLERTPAVRLQTRTGDMPKSMSGTFVHVARHNGVTGLYAGLSASLLRQLTYSTTRFGVYEEVKSRLTERNGGRQPSFPTLVAISAASGFLGGISGNAADVLNVRMQHDAALPVKQRRNYKHAFDGMIRMLREEGGIRSWFRGVLPNSLRAAAMTASQLASYDTFKKLLINHTPLADNLSTHFTASFLAGVTAATVTSPVDVIKTRVMSSTSATSSIPKLVMDIYAAEGMGWMFKGWADNLYLPLLGGPPEDVPQSQTNRGAIIIWHLNLSLKRAKKGS from the exons ATGGCAACGCCACCATCCCCGGCTCCGGCCTCGGCTTCGGAATTGGCCCGAACGACTTCGGCCCTTCGTCCTGCAACACCAAAGCCAGCGCAAAAGAAGGTCGATGCCATCAAGTATCCCTTCTGGTTTGGTGGCAGTGCTTCCAGTTTGGCAGCATGTGTCACACATCCGTTGGATTTAGGTGAGCTCCTTGAGAGGACTCCGGCG GTTCGCTTACAGACGCGAACGGGTGATATGCCAAAGAGCATGAGCGGCACTTTTGTTCATGTCGCCCGCCACAACGGCGTGACGGGTCTCTACGCAGGCCTGTCTGCGTCTCTTCTTCGCCAGCTAACCTATTCGACAACTCGGTTTGGCGTCTACGAAGAGGTAAAGTCACGGCTGACGGAAAGGAACGGTGGCCGACAGCCTTCCTTCCCGACTCTGGTTGCCATCTCTGCCGCATCAGGATTCCTTGGTGGCATTTCTGGAAATGCAGCCGACGTCCTGAACGTGAGGATGCAGCACGACGCCGCTCTCCCAGTGAAGCAACGAAGGAATTACAAACACGCCTTCGACGGCATGATCAGGATGCTGAGAGAAGAAGGCGGCATCAGGAGCTGGTTTCGGGGCGTACTGCCCAACAGTCTTCGGGCGGCAGCAATGACGGCGTCCCAGCTAGCATCCTATGACACGTTCAAAAAGCTACTTATCAATCACACGCCGTTGGCAGACAACCTGTCCACTCACTTCACCGCTAGCTTCCTGGCCGGCGTGACCGCAGCCACTGTCACAAGCCCTGTCGATGTCATCAAGACACGCGTCATGTCGTCCACCAGCGCTACGTCCAGCATACCAAAGTTGGTGATGGATATCTATGCCGCAGAGGGAATGGGCTGGATGTTCAAGGGCTGG GCAGACAATTTGTACCTTCCTCTTCTTGGAGGCCCACCGGAAGATGTACCGCAGAGCCAAACTAATAGAGGAGCCATTATAATATGGCATTTGAACCTCTCATTGAAGAGGGCGAAGAAGGGGAGCTAA
- a CDS encoding DNA-directed RNA polymerase II subunit RPB3 gives MDYSTGYENTDELGAVVKIFHADSVHVNFELSNVDLSLANSIRRVMLAEIPTVAIDNCEIKENTSVLADEFIAHRLGLVPLSARGASELVYARDCDCEQYCENCSVIITIHAKCESEDPNYVMKVYARDMVVDGRRVNQSVGTPVITDPDGLGVILFKLRRNQEVHIRCVAKKGIAKEHAKWCPATAIGFEYDPHNKLRHLDLWYESNAKEEWPLSENAIREPPPQEGEPFDYDAVPNRFYFDVETCGALDPDVIVQEGLRVLQEKLANLVMLIEKTDESKGMGGDADYDMGGGAGGDWGGYNTVYGGAHGDQTAYGNDPYGGGSTSYGH, from the exons ATGGACTACAGCACCGGTTATGAAAACACCGACGAGCTTGGTGCCGTCGTCAAGATATTTCAT GCCGATTCTGTGCATGTAAACTTCGAGCTCAGCAATGTCGATTTGTCATTAGCCAATTCCATCCGCCGCGTCATGCTCGCCGAGATTCCGACAGTAGCAATAGACAACTGCGAGATCAAAGAGAACACGAGCGTCTTGGCCGACGAGTTCATCGCTCATCGCCTCGGTCTCGTTCCCCTTTCCGCCCGCGGCGCCAGCGAACTGGTCTACGCCCGTGACTGTGACTGCGAGCAGTACTGTGAAAACTGCTCCGTCATCATCACGATCCACGCAAAATGCGAAAGCGAGGATCCCAACTACGTCATGAAGGTGTACGCGCGCGACATGGTCGTCGACGGCCGGCGGGTTAACCAATCGGTCGGAACCCCCGTCATCACAGATCCGGATGGACTCGGTGTCATCCTGTTCAAACTTCGAAGAAATCAAGAGGTGCATATTCGCTGCGTAGCGAAGAAGGGAATCGCCAAGGAGCATGCCAAATGGTGTCCGGCTACGGCCATTGGCTTCGAGTACGACCCTCACAACAAGCTGAGACATTTGGATCTCTGGTATGAGAGTAACGCCAAGGAGGAGTGGCCGTTGAGTGAGAATGCGATCCGCGAGCCCCCACCGCAGGAGGGAGAACCCTTTGACTACGATGCTGTTCCGAATCGCTTCTACTTTGATGTGGAGACCTGTGGCGCTCTCGACCCCGACGTTATAGTACAGGAGGGCCTCAGAGTCCTGCAGGAGAAGCTTGCTAACCTTGTCATGCTGATCGAAAAGACCGACGAGTCCAAAGGAATGGGTGGCGATGCGGACTACGACATGGGCGGTGGCGCAGGAGGCGACTGGGGTGGCTACAATACAGTGTACGGCGGCGCTCATGGGGACCAGACTGCTTACGGAAATGACCCGTATGGTGGTGGCTCAACCTCCTATGGGCACTAG